The following is a genomic window from Nymphaea colorata isolate Beijing-Zhang1983 chromosome 3, ASM883128v2, whole genome shotgun sequence.
ATCAGTTTTAACATGGATGAATATCTCACAAGCCAAAAACtatccaaacaaaataaaaagatcagCATTTTGGCGACAAGCTACCCGGCAAAGACCTAAGTCCTTTAGTTTCATGGTTtgaaccatggattttattATGGATCTTTTATCACACCACGAAAAAAGATGTCTCATTATATCCACAACAGATCCATGAATTGCAGGATAGAAGTAATGAGCTGCAAGGAGGAGGGAGAAGATGAAGCGCCACGACATGCCTACACCCCTTTGGACACGCCCACAGCCAGGATCCGCTTGGTGGAGTATGGTCCTTTTAGCTTTAACTCTTTAAtttgtgcaaatttgttttgttaaaaCCAGTCatttgagtcgagtcgagtactTGAAACTCGAATCCAACTCGTTTATCGATTCGAGTATATTTGTAAACTCGAACTCGGTTCATGAGTCAAGCAGGAGCCGAGTTTTTTCGAACGAGTTTGAGTAGACGAACCCGAATTGACTTGGCTCTTACGATCAACTCAATCAATGATTTAAAAAGCGTCAAGTCTAAATGCATTCAAGCgtcatttatatctttagaAAGTGAAATGCAATAACTTGAGAGCCTTTACAATCACTTTAACAAACATAATTCAACAGTCAACAAAAATGCACATTTATTCTTGGAGCTCGTTGTAATAGGGAAAGAAAAACTTCATACTTGAGTACTGCCACATGCAAATAAGAAGTTATCAAAAAACATTGGTCTTTAACTCATATTTTTCATTAGAAAACATTTGATACTGAGAataatctctctttttcatccacataaatgtaatttttttttccatcatgATCGTATGTTTCTTGGTTATAGTGAAGGAACCTTTGCATTGGCTTTGTGGACTTGAAAATGCGTGACAAGAACATCACTTGTGGAGAGAAAAGATCCATGGCTGGTCGAGCGGGACATTCTAGTGAGTGAAGGGCTCTTGTCGGAGATGACGACGGTTGAGCGAGACGTCCCGGTCAGTGAAGGGCTCCTGTGGGAGATGACAATGGACGTTGAATAAATTGAAGGGAAGAGGCCGTTACCCACTCAGCAGTTTCACTGGTaactgatctctctctctctctcatgtggaTTCTGTAACCATTGATTAAACAATTTCATGAGAGACGACTCTGCGTTTGATGCTAATCCTTctatgtctccctctctctctctttttaggGTTTTCTGACTATGCCAAGGCCACAGGCGCACTAAACTGCTTGCTTCAAAAAGCATCTTCAACTGGTctctttcttttgcctttttcgtcttcttttttttgtccaGGGAGAAAAAGCAGGAAAGAGAAACGGTGCTTAAATTGAATTCCGCTGGTTTTGCCATCGGAGATCGGGAAAAACCTTCTGAAACGATGTCGGGGCGGCGGGACGTGCCCTTGATGAGAGGCAACGGCCAGTCGATCCGGGGGTCGAGAATCGCCATAGCCATCGGGATCGGCATCCTCCTTGGCTCCGTGTTTGCATTCCTTTACCCCGAGGGCTTGTTCCTTCGTTTTCCGCGCTCGGAAGAACGCTTCCAGGTAAACCGCTTGTCTTTCACGCCTTGGAGAGAAAATTTTACTgcctttcttttcctgtttgGAGAATCAGACAGAATAGAGATTCCAAACGTTTTTGTCTTTGGAACGGTCCGTGGATTCGGTGACGTGATAAAGCGTCTCCCTCTCTCGATTAGTCATTTGTCCGATGAATATCTCGGTGCGTGAAGCACGCCGAGTTGTTTCCGGTGTATCCTGACCTTTCTGTCATTCTGTGCAAAACGTGGTATCGGACTTCTTTCGTCCATTGTTCATGATCTATTCCACCTTTCTCCAATGAAACAAGATTCGTTGTACTTCAAATCCGtatatttcatttccttcttgccTGTCTGTGGAAAATTTTCAGGGTAAGTTGCACCAATTTCCTGCTCTCTCGGCACCTAGGATCGGCAAAAGAATTGTACCCTGTTTATTTCCAGAAAGATAGTTTGAGATATATAAATTTTGAGCTTGAAATGCACCGAGGAAAGCAGGGAGATGATAACCAAAATGACCTATTTCTGCGATTTTATTATTAGGTGAATTCAACTAATTGTGGATCTTCCGAGCGATTCAAGACATTGAGGTCCGAGCTGAGTTCGTTGCTGAAGAAGAATGAGGAATTGAAGAAGCAGATTAGAGAGCTAACCTTGAAGAAACAATTGGCAGAAAGATCAAAGGAGCATGCTGAGAAACAATTCCTTATGCTGGGGAAACAACATAAAGCTGGGCCCTTTGGTACTGTTAGGAGTCTGAGGACCAACCCAGGCGTCATTCCTGATCCGACCATCAACCCTAGACTGcaaaagattcttgaaaaggTGGCCGTCAATAAGGAGCTCATAGTTGCCGTGGCAAACACCAATGTTCAGGATATGCTGGAGGTCTGGTTCAACAGCATCAAGCATGTGGGTATACCCAATTATCTAGTTGTAGCATTGGACGATGACACAGAGACCTTCTGCAAAACAAAGGGTGTTCCGGTCTACAGAAGAAATCCGGATGAAGGTGTGGATTCTGTTGCTAAGAATGGTGACAATCATGCTATTTCTGGATTGAAATTCAGAATTCTGAGGGAGTTCTTGCAGATGGGATACAACGTTCTTCTCTCGGATGTTGACATTGTCTACTTGCAGAACCCCTTCGAGCATCTGTATAGAGATTGCGATGTGGAGTCCATGACTGATGGTCATGACAACGGGACAGCCT
Proteins encoded in this region:
- the LOC116251641 gene encoding arabinosyltransferase RRA2-like, whose protein sequence is MSGRRDVPLMRGNGQSIRGSRIAIAIGIGILLGSVFAFLYPEGLFLRFPRSEERFQVNSTNCGSSERFKTLRSELSSLLKKNEELKKQIRELTLKKQLAERSKEHAEKQFLMLGKQHKAGPFGTVRSLRTNPGVIPDPTINPRLQKILEKVAVNKELIVAVANTNVQDMLEVWFNSIKHVGIPNYLVVALDDDTETFCKTKGVPVYRRNPDEGVDSVAKNGDNHAISGLKFRILREFLQMGYNVLLSDVDIVYLQNPFEHLYRDCDVESMTDGHDNGTAYGYNHVFDEPAMGWARYAHTMRIWVYNSGFFYIRPTFPSIELLDRVAARLAKDRKLWDQAVFNEELFFPSHPGYDGLHASKRTMDFYEFLNSKVLFKSVRKDPNLSKIKPVIVHINYHPDKLSRMKAVVEYYVNGKEDALKNFPDGSDW